The following coding sequences lie in one Dehalobacter sp. 12DCB1 genomic window:
- a CDS encoding DUF4911 domain-containing protein: MKKDGNIENLKVKSIDEESHSSWESSDLLVKARIPRSDIQLLAKYVEGLGHLGVVTTTDKAKGEVMIQTTRYCWPELEKILSALPLQMEILS, encoded by the coding sequence ATGAAAAAAGACGGGAATATTGAAAATTTAAAAGTAAAATCAATTGATGAAGAATCCCATAGCAGCTGGGAAAGTTCTGATCTGCTGGTCAAAGCAAGGATCCCCCGTTCAGATATTCAGCTTTTGGCCAAATATGTCGAGGGACTTGGTCACCTGGGGGTGGTCACAACAACCGATAAAGCCAAAGGTGAAGTAATGATCCAAACGACCAGGTACTGCTGGCCGGAATTAGAAAAAATACTCTCGGCACTTCCTTTGCAAATGGAGATTTTATCCTAA